From the genome of Pseudomonadota bacterium:
CATCGACGTCCAGGCCTGCACGCGCCACGGTGTGGTGGTGATGAACACGCCCTTCGGCAACGCCATCACCACCGCCGAGCACGCGATCGCCATGATGTTCGCCCTGGCCCGCCACATCCCCCAGGCGAATGCGTCCACCCATCGGGGCCTGTGGGAGAAATCCAAGTTCATGGGCACGGAGCTTACCGGCAAAACCCTAGGGCTCATCGGCGCTGGCAACATCGGATCCATCGTGGCGGCTAAGGCCATCGGGGTGGGCCTCAAGGTGATCGCCTACGACCCCTTCCTGTCACAGGAGCGCGCCAAAGACTTAGGCATCACCAAGCTGGAGCTGGATGAGTTGCTGGGCCGCGCCGACATCATCACCCTGCACGTGCCCAAGACCCCGCAGACCGAGAACATCCTTGACGCCAACGCCTTCAACAAGATGAAGAAGGGCGTGATGATCGTAAACTGCGCACGCGGTGGGCTGCTCGACGAGGCAGCGCTCCTCGTTTCCCTCGAGAGTGGCTACGTGCGCGGAGCAGCCCTGGACGTGTTCGCGAAGGAGCCCGCCAAGGAGAATCCCCTATTCGGGCATCCTAAGGTGATCTGCACGCCGCACCTTGGGGCCTCGACCCAGGAGGCGCAGGAGAAGGTAGCTGTGCAGGTGGCCGAGCAGATGGCTAACTACCTCGTCGACGGCGCCGTGCAGAACGCCCTGAACACCCCGTCCCTGAGTGCTGAAGACGCGCGCAAGCTGGGCCCGTGGATAGACCTGGCCAAGCACCTGGGCTCCATGGTCGGGCAGCTGACCGATGAGGAGATCACGGAAATGCAGATCGAGTACTGCGGCGACGCTGCGGGACTCGAGCACGAACCGATCACCAACGCCGCGATGGCCGCCATGCTCGGCACCAAGTTCGCCTCGGTCAATTTGGTCAACGTGCGCGACATGGCGCACCAGCGAGGCATCAACGTCAAGCAGACGCGTGCCGACAGCGCCGGCGACTACCACGCGGTGATCCGCATCCGCGTATCGACGCCAGAGCTGAGCCGCTCGATTGCCGGCACCATGATGGCGGGGCGCCCGCGCGTCACGGAGATCAAGGGCATCCAGCTAGAGTCCACCTTGGGCAACTACATGCTCTACATCACCAACCAGGATCAGCCCGGACTGATAGGCGCCGTTGGCTCGCGCATGGCGGCGAGCGGGATCAACATCGCCAACTTCCATCTGGGACGGCTGGAGCAAGGCGGTGATGCCATTGCATTTCTGGAGATCGACAGCGCGGTGAGCGAGGAAGACCTGTCTTCCCTGCTCGCCCTGCCACAGATCGATCGCTGCCGCTTTCTCGAGTTCCCAGACATGGCGCATGCGTGAGCGGCGCGGCTATGCGCTGCTCGTCTCGGATATGGACTCGACCATCGCCGAGGGCGAGACGATCGTCGATATGGCTGAGGCCCTTGGACTTGGCCCGAAGATCGCCGAGATCACCGAGCGGGCGATGCGCGGCGAACTGGACTTCCGTGAGGCGCTAGAGGCACGCGTGGCCATGCTGCGGGGGCTGCAGCTATCGAGGATTCAGCGCATCGCCCGAGACGTGCGCCTCTCACAGGGCGCGGCTGAGTTGCTCAGCACCTGCCGCACGCTCGGAATGCGCACGGTACTGGTCAGCGGCGGTTTCGATCTCATCGCGGATGTGGTGGGAGCTCGCTTGGGGTTCGATCGGGTTGTCTCCAACGGCCTGGAGACTGCGGATGACGCCCTCACCGGCATCGTCCTCGAACCGGTGGTCACGGCGCAAAGGAAGGCCGCCGTGCTGCGCGAGGAGTGTCAGGCCCTGAACATCTCGCCCGCGCAAGCGGTGGCCATCGGCGATGGCGCTAACGATATCGATATGATCCGCGAGGCCGGGCTGGGGGTGGCCTACCGCGGCAAGGCGATGACCCGCTCTGCGGCAGACCTGAGCCTCGAGCGACTGGCCGACCTAGCACCGCACTTGACGCGCGCGTAGGGCTGACGCGTGGACGCTACGCAGGGACCCTCGGAAGACGACCTCCTAAGCCACCTCCGCACGCTAGAACGCGCCCTCCATCAACCCAGTGTACGCGCCGACCTCACTCGGCTCGACGCCCTACTCCACGATTCCTTTGTCGAGTTTGGCAGCTCGGGTCGCGTCTTCTCTAAGGCAGATCTGCTTCAGCAACTGCCGACAGAGTCACACCCGAGTGCTGTGCTAGCACAGGATTTTGCTGTGGCACCGCTCGGCGAGGGCATTGCGCTTCTCACCTATCGATCCGCGCACGTGGATGGGGACGGCCGAACATCTCGTCACACCCTAAGGGCGACCCTCTGGCAACGCACGCCAGCGGGTTGGCAAGCGCGCTTCCATCAAGGCACCGCCACCGCCGCCTTCGATTGCCCGGCACCCTAGTGAACGCGCACCTGAACTCATCCAACACCACGCGTGCCGCACAGGCGCTCATCGGGCGCGCGCTGCACGCCTTGTCCCACACGACACCGTCGACTGAACTGTAGTGGTCCGGGAGCGCTGCTCCCCAGGCGTTGACGCTGCTATCGAGGCGCTAGTCATGCACCACACATCTCCCATCGTCGCCCACTTGAGTCTACTCCTCGCCACGATGCCAATCGTCAGCATCGCAGAAGAGCCTGAGTCAATGGCGCCGGAGACTCTATACACGCTACCGGGGCTCGACCATGGTCTGATGCAATCGCCGGTGAATATTCTCACCCAGAACGCGCGCAGCGGCGGCCACCGGGTGCTGTTCCACGACGATCACGTCGCCGCCGACGCAGTCCGCAACACCGGTCACTCCGTGCAGCTGTCCATGGCCTCGGGCGCGAGCGTCGAGTTCGAAGACAAGCGCTACGCACTCTCCCAATGCCACTTCCACACCCCCTCGGAGCATCAGGTGGACGGCGTCACCTTTCCGATGGAGATGCACTGCGTGGCCACTGGCATCGAACCGAAGGACCCGCCTGACTACCTGGTGGTGGGTTTCCTGTTTCGGATGGGTGCGGAGAGTAACTTCATCCGAAAATTCGTATCGGCGATCCCCAGTGAGGCGAATGGTTCTTATAGGCTGCAGGGTGATCCTCTGTTCATCGAGGACATCGCCCGTGAAGGATCCATCGAGCAGGGTTACTACGCCTACCGCGGATCCCTCACCACGCCGCCCTACACGGAGTCCGTGCGCTGGCTCATCCTAAAATCCGTGCTCGAGGCAAGTCCAGCCCAGATAGAGCGCATCAATGCTACCGAGGGCAACAACGCACGGCACGTGCAGGCGCTGTTCGGCCGCACCGTCGAGCAACAGTGAGCCAACGGTGCTCATGCACCTGCCCGCGCAGCGTCGAGAAAGCGCTGCACCTTGGGGC
Proteins encoded in this window:
- the serA gene encoding phosphoglycerate dehydrogenase, with protein sequence MSAKPKILISDSLSTQAVQTFENMGCEVTVSGKLTPEELQHMIPEFHGLAVRSATKVTPELLEKATNLKVVGRAGIGVDNIDVQACTRHGVVVMNTPFGNAITTAEHAIAMMFALARHIPQANASTHRGLWEKSKFMGTELTGKTLGLIGAGNIGSIVAAKAIGVGLKVIAYDPFLSQERAKDLGITKLELDELLGRADIITLHVPKTPQTENILDANAFNKMKKGVMIVNCARGGLLDEAALLVSLESGYVRGAALDVFAKEPAKENPLFGHPKVICTPHLGASTQEAQEKVAVQVAEQMANYLVDGAVQNALNTPSLSAEDARKLGPWIDLAKHLGSMVGQLTDEEITEMQIEYCGDAAGLEHEPITNAAMAAMLGTKFASVNLVNVRDMAHQRGINVKQTRADSAGDYHAVIRIRVSTPELSRSIAGTMMAGRPRVTEIKGIQLESTLGNYMLYITNQDQPGLIGAVGSRMAASGINIANFHLGRLEQGGDAIAFLEIDSAVSEEDLSSLLALPQIDRCRFLEFPDMAHA
- the serB gene encoding phosphoserine phosphatase SerB, which gives rise to MRERRGYALLVSDMDSTIAEGETIVDMAEALGLGPKIAEITERAMRGELDFREALEARVAMLRGLQLSRIQRIARDVRLSQGAAELLSTCRTLGMRTVLVSGGFDLIADVVGARLGFDRVVSNGLETADDALTGIVLEPVVTAQRKAAVLREECQALNISPAQAVAIGDGANDIDMIREAGLGVAYRGKAMTRSAADLSLERLADLAPHLTRA
- a CDS encoding nuclear transport factor 2 family protein — translated: MDATQGPSEDDLLSHLRTLERALHQPSVRADLTRLDALLHDSFVEFGSSGRVFSKADLLQQLPTESHPSAVLAQDFAVAPLGEGIALLTYRSAHVDGDGRTSRHTLRATLWQRTPAGWQARFHQGTATAAFDCPAP
- a CDS encoding carbonic anhydrase family protein codes for the protein MHHTSPIVAHLSLLLATMPIVSIAEEPESMAPETLYTLPGLDHGLMQSPVNILTQNARSGGHRVLFHDDHVAADAVRNTGHSVQLSMASGASVEFEDKRYALSQCHFHTPSEHQVDGVTFPMEMHCVATGIEPKDPPDYLVVGFLFRMGAESNFIRKFVSAIPSEANGSYRLQGDPLFIEDIAREGSIEQGYYAYRGSLTTPPYTESVRWLILKSVLEASPAQIERINATEGNNARHVQALFGRTVEQQ